One Salvia miltiorrhiza cultivar Shanhuang (shh) unplaced genomic scaffold, IMPLAD_Smil_shh fragScaff_scaffold_132_2, whole genome shotgun sequence DNA window includes the following coding sequences:
- the LOC131002396 gene encoding uncharacterized protein LOC131002396 yields the protein MSSSSSSHEDERRAHEFSNLVQEFNQIVQAIGDPDAHPRRRRRKVAKKAYIHRDREAGALRLHTNYFAENPVYLDNVFRRRFRMRRALFLCIVNVVASDPYFQQRTDALGRPGFTPLQKCTVVIRMLANGGAADQYDEYLRIAESTSLECLRRFCRAIIHLFSAEYLRRPTSADCQQLLAMHEAKHGFPGMLGSLDCMHWPWKNCQTAWQDAYTRGD from the coding sequence ATGTCTTCCTCTTCATCAAGCCACGAGGACGAGCGACGTGCTCATGAATTTTCCAATCTTGTGCAAGAATTTAATCAAATTGTTCAAGCTATTGGTGATCCGGATGCGCATCCTCGTCGGCGGCGACGAAAAGTGGCAAAGAAGGCCTACATTCATCGGGATCGTGAAGCCGGCGCTCTACGTTTGCACACGAATTACTTTGCTGAAAATCCGGTCTACCTCGACAACGTCTTCCGCCGCCGATTTCGCATGCGTCGTGCGTTGTTTTTGTGTATCGTTAATGTCGTCGCATCCGATCCATACTTCCAACAACGCACGGATGCACTTGGGAGACCCGGCTTCACGCCGTTGCAAAAATGCACGGTTGTTATTCGTATGCTAGCTAATGGTGGGGCAGCGGACCAGTACGACGAATATCTCCGGATTGCAGAGTCCACCTCGTTGGAGTGCTTACGCAGATTCTGTCGAGCCATTATTCATCTCTTCAGCGCAGAATACTTGAGGAGGCCGACTTCCGCCGATTGCCAACAGCTTCTAGCAATGCACGAGGCGAAGCACGGCTTCCCGGGAATGCTAGGGAGCCTCGATTGCATGCATTGGCCGTGGAAGAATTGTCAAACGGCATGGCAAGACGCATACACTCGCGGCGATTAG